Proteins encoded by one window of Rhodamnia argentea isolate NSW1041297 chromosome 6, ASM2092103v1, whole genome shotgun sequence:
- the LOC115744839 gene encoding uncharacterized protein LOC115744839, producing the protein MKTVSGHVISSKPISLPKAAKILSTFVTVENGASHAISAYLQRASTAFDELVQLHKELKAHKSEHKSKHHKLDSAKELPQEFELSVEPRETVTVDLNEEPSHGEHEVLGGNRKKQKKSKKKVDADHTGNLGDNEGNLSDGASECNSHLANGVLDEVIGNRSNGAEKNAGVAGEKKKNKKQRQNWNDEKGNLVENGMEAGVSNDGRVMAVDEAKKKAGESNEMEEKRGEDFSKQSSKKKKKRKGGYDSSLQDNGVVVKKKTV; encoded by the coding sequence ATGAAGACAGTTTCGGGTCATGTTATTTCCTCGAAACCGATATCTCTCCCAAAAGCTGCCAAGATCCTCTCCACGTTTGTGACGGTCGAGAACGGTGCTTCCCATGCTATTAGTGCTTATCTACAGCGTGCTTCCACCGCGTTTGATGAGCTGGTTCAATTGCACAAGGAACTAAAGGCCCATAAATCTGAACACAAAAGCAAGCACCACAAGTTGGATTCTGCTAAAGAGCTGCCTCAGGAGTTTGAGCTGAGTGTAGAACCAAGAGAGACTGTAACAGTTGACCTCAATGAAGAGCCCAGTCATGGGGAACATGAGGTTTTGGGTGGCaatagaaaaaagcaaaagaagtcTAAGAAGAAGGTGGATGCAGATCACACTGGTAATCTTGGGGACAATGAGGGAAATCTTAGTGACGGGGCAAGCGAATGCAACAGCCATTTAGCCAATGGGGTTCTGGATGAAGTTATTGGGAACAGGAGTAATGGAGCTGAGAAAAATGCAGGTGTAGCaggtgaaaagaagaaaaataaaaagcagcGGCAGAATTGGAATGATGAGAAGGGTAATCTAGTCGAAAATGGGATGGAGGCTGGGGTGAGTAATGATGGTAGAGTAATGGCTGTCGACGAGGCAAAGAAGAAGGCGGGTGAGAGCAATGAAATGGAAGAGAAACGTGGAGAAGATTTCTCAAAGCAGTCgagtaagaaaaagaaaaagaggaagggaGGATATGACAGTAGTTTACAGGATAATGGGGTTGTGGTTAAGAAGAAGACGGTTTGA